tttaaaaaggtcacagacggcctggggggcttgccagcacccctcgaaccccgaacttttgcagaacttccgggttcggggttcgggggggtgctgggaagccccccaggccagctgcgacctttttaaaacacccgcgccgcttcgcagttgtctcccgaagccgaacgtggaagttcggctttagcgttcggcttcaggagacagctgcgaagcggcgcgggtgttttaaaaggtcacagccggcctggggggcttgccagcacccccccgaaccccgaacttttgccgaacttccgggttcggggttcggggggtgctgggaagccccacaggccGGTTGCGAcctttttaaaacacccgcgccgcttcgcagctgtctcctgaagccgaacgctaaagccgaacttccgcgttcggcttcgggagacagctgtgaagcggcgcgggtgttttaaaaggtcgcagccggcctggggggcttcccagcacccccccccgaaccccaaacccggaagttcggcaaaagttcggggttcgggggggtgctggcaagccccccaggccggctgcgacccagaaaaaattaaaaactataggcccatatcattattaaatgtagattataagatatttatcgctatttatgcagacagactcaaaagagttataaatggaataatacaccaagaccaaaatgggtttctaccagggagacaaattaaaaacaatcttagaacaggaagcggcacggctcttttaaaaggtcgcagccggcctggggggcttgccagtacCCCCCctaaccccgaacttttgccgaacctctgggttcagggttcgggggggtgctggcaagccccccaggccggctgcgaccttttaaaagagcagcgccgcttcccatctgtctcctgaagccgaacgctaaagccgaacttccgcgttcggcttcaggagacagctgcgaagcggcgcgggtgtttcaaaaggtcgcagccggcctggggggcttgccagcaccccccgaaccccgaacctgggttcgggggggtgctgggaagccccccaggccggctgtcaccttttaaaatagccgcgcggcttcccagcagtcgccgaaatccgtttttttgcggggggttttttggttgcacggattaattgactttacattgtttcctatgggaaacaatgtttcgtcttacgaaccttttgtcttacgaacctcctccttgcaccaattaagttcgtatcatgaggtattactgtacttaagttaatttaaaaaccccaatttagaaaccaatcatacatactgacataccatgcataaattttataagcctagggggagggaaagtctcaattcccccatgcctgataacagaggtgggttttaaggggcttacgaaaggcaaggagggtgggggcaactctgatatctggggggagttggttccaaagggttggggccgccacagagaaggctcttcccctgggtcccgccaaacgacactgtttagttgacgggacccggagaaggccaactctgtgggacctaactggtcgctgggattcgtgcagcagaaggcggtcccagagatattgtgGTCCGGCGCCATGAAATATTATTAACTGGATTACATTGCAGTTGAATTAGCAAGCGCAGGGTGTAGATATGGTAAGATACGTAGATGTGCACATGCAAAAAAAGCTAGAAGATTTGGGGTACAAATGCATACACTGATTCACAGAATTATAAAGATTAATGATGAACAACTTTTGCTCTTGAGAATAATGGTTAAACAGTTGGGGGGGAAAACATCATGTGAACCACAATGAGGTTATTGTACATGCAAAGATGGGAAGATTTGGCAGTACCTACAATGGAGGAATAGTTGGTGAAGATAATAGAACTTGCTGAGATGGTGAAATTGACCTGTTTGAGTAGAGAAAAGTCAATGCAGGCAGTCCTTAGCTTATGACCACGGGCCCAGAATTATGGTCACAAGGCAGCCATTGCAGAGTTTGTTAAATTAATGCTGTCGTCATTAAGAAAACACATCAGCTCTTACTTAATAcagcagttgttaaacaaatgtaTTTTCTTCTGGAGGTCACACATCATGGACTTTGTAATATTgttgtatagtggtacctctacttacaaacttaagcaatttttcccaaaggaatcaatgtaaaagcaaatactgtgtatgattggggaaaccaccaggccctgtttcctcccaggagattcctagagaggccccacagaggcttctccctgccttttccagccctgtttcctcccaggaggtttctagagaggcccactggagacttctccctgctttttccggttacagtttcggaggctcaggtttgaaagtggaaaatggttcttgagaagaggcaaaaaaatcctgaacactcGGTTTTATCTAGAAagttttgtaagtagaggcgttcttaggtagacgtaccactgtacagtacttgAAAAATAGCATGGGTTtttcttgtattttaatttgatttttaaccTCTTTTAATTTGAGATAAATATCTTATCAAACTATGGCAGATTATAATGTAGAAACAGCTTTATTCTGTTGCTGGATAGATGGGTTGATAATTTATATCATTCCTAAACTGCAAGCTAAAATATCTTGACTCTCCAGCCCACAATAGAATAGGACTGTGTAAATAGGATGACTTCTGATAAAAGAGAGAGTTTGTTAGGGTTAATTGGCAACTGCTTTGTCTCTTTATAAACTCTAAGAAACCTTACGGCATTTCGCTTCATTAACATCTTAAATTTTAAGCCCCCTTGTTCATCAGAGCTCATTTAAATGATATTAtggatgtaaaaaatatgacttcagtaaccgagctttcgaagcatggaactcattactggagtccatagtgtcatccccaaacccccaacactttacctttagattatctacggttgacctatccagattcctaagaggtcagtaaggggcgagtacaagtgcactagagtgccttccgtcccctgtcctattgctctcctatatctcctatacctttcttctattcctatatctcttcttctattctttcattgatatgttctattactatatcttcttttctattatttcttagatatattttactatgagtatctcctctataaccttcatcatgtattttactatgtgtgtgtatatatatatacccactaaaaccctcattgtatattggactgactgactgactgactgaatgaatgaatgaatgaatgaataaataaatagatagataaatagcaaGCTAAAACTGTCTTGACTCTCCAGCCCACAATAGAATAGGACTGTGTAAACAGGATGACTGTGGATTGTCTTCTGATAAAAGAGAAGGTTTGTTGGGGTTAATTGGCAACTGCTTTGTCTCTTTATAAACTCTAAGAAACCTTATGGCATTTCGCTTCATGAACATCTTAAATTTTAAGCCCCCTTGTTCATCAAAGCTCATTGAAATGATATTATAGATGCAAATATGTGATATGTTTAACTTCATGTAAACGACTTCCTATGCAAAGGGGAAGATACCGTTGTCCTGTCCTATCAACTTTTCTTTTGCAATTTCCTTAAATGTCGTAATTATAAAAGGGAATATAACATGAGTTTCGAGGTTCCCTCTTTGAATGAGAGGAATTTTTTTTATCAAAACATTCTGAATAAATCATAATAAAATGATCTTCCTGCCTCCGTCTGCTTTATTGAATCTATGTATGCCAAGGCATAGGTCTAGGGCCAGATTTGGGTATCACTTCTATGGatgtatattttttttgttgctggaaaccagaaataAACACCAGAACCTGGCAAAATATGCAGAAAATAGTCTTATGACCGCAGGATGCTGTAACTGCCATCAATATGAACTGGTTGCCTAGGACTTACATCATTGCAGAGTGTAGGTAGGTATCACCACCAGAATTCCACAATGGGTCATAAGTGGCTCTGGAGAAGTCCATCAtttcttcaaacagtcactaagtgactgGTCATTAAACAAAGACTACCTGTGTTTATTGTAGACTGGAAAACCAAGGATTTTTTTtgcataaaacaataaaaatatgaatttatGACCTGTGGTTCTGATGCTTAGTACGACaaattcagaggtgggttcaagcaggttctgaccagttctggagaaccagtagcggaaattttaagtagttcagagacacgttagtggaaattttgaatagtttggacaACCAGTAAAGGTCccctctattctctgcctcctgagtcccagctgattgggaggaaatggggattttattattattattatttttaattattttttatttttgttttgctttgttttgttttgttttgttttgtttattattttattttatttattttatttatttatttttatttttatttattttatttatttttatttattttatttttatttattttatttttattttattttattttcttttatttatttttttataaaatattattattttgcagtaaccgtcccctggagtggagaaggaatggagaatttgtggtatccttcccctgcccacAAAGTCACAGCACATCCACTAAGCCACGCcgacagaaccggtagtaaaaaaaattgaaacccaccactggacaGATTATAGAAAGAAAACAATCATGATGTAACTTTAGAGCAGAGGTGGGGAATTGTGTCCTCTttatatgacttgtggatttcaacacccagaattcttgTACcacctttaaaatatatataacaaGTAAAAAGAAGCAGATCTATAAATTTCTTACCTTTTACCATTTTCACTTCCTAGTTCAtctgagggagaaaaaaaagagatgtgCTTAATCCAGCTGGATGGGAATCACTGGAACTAAATCCAACACATTAGCAGACCAAAGATTACAAAAGGCTACAATGTGCAAACTATACAACAACTTTACTAGGGCAGACACTTTAAAATAACTACAGCACATTTATGCAACAGAAGAAATATCCCTATAATGACTTGTCTGTAACTTTGATAAAGAAAACAAATGCAGAGGATTTATACAAACaaatagaggggcggcatacaaatctaatctaataaataaaattataccaAAAAACAAAGGTCTTTACCTTGCTCttagaaaaataaaagttaaaatctgtttcccTTTTCAGAGTGAAATGATAGGGCCTACTCTGGCGTAATTTATATTTCCCAGTAGTTTAAAATCTTTATTCACTTCTTTTGAAACCCCTTCCAGAAATAACAGGCCTGCTTCAACAAAATAAGGCTAACATGAAGCCCttaaactaccgtattttcccgagtataagacgcaccttagattttggggaggaaaatagaggggaaATTTGCTTATTAGATATTCATCTGTCTAccatccttagtctagtcagcttcagcacattattttatcccctggttagggctttaaaaaacattattaggaggagtaacaatgaaagagcttgtaaaccggtaagagctgggaacattgttagggctagaaagaaacttatttggagcaagttaacgcaatgaaaaaaaattctgcaaagacttagggcttggtaaatattcttcgcagagagtaacaatgaaagaaacaGATATGCTTAAGAAAGAATGTGCTGAGCTTgacatgatgacgagaaggttaaaaaaccaagaagaattagaattttatgatgtttggcaaaaggttcacatctggtgggatacaaagaaacagagataatcttattttatactattttaaatacagtggtacctcgagatacgagtttaattcgttccggacctgggctcttaagtcgagcagctcttatctcgaacgacttttccccataggaattaatgtaaataattttaattggttccagccctcaaaaaactcacaaagttagtctaaattatgcagaaagacatgtttttaatgaagaaatgtacatgtacatataaatgaataatgaagtttctttcacttaacttgtaaactttcttaaacttttaaatttacatatgttcaacttctctgccacccaatcctgtaggacagaggtccccaaccctttttgcaccagggaccggctttaagcgatcaagagaggaatgggtgaatgaatggacggagggtgggaaggaaggaaggaaagagggaagggacaggaacagaggaaggaagcaaggaaacttatgaaaggggagagtaagagaggaatgagtgaagggagggagggagggaagaaggtgggaaggagaaagaaaagaagaaatagaggaagggaaggtaaaagagagaaagaaaaagagcaagaaagaaagaaagaaagggggaagggacaggaacagaggaaggaagcaaggaaacttatgaaaggggagagtaagagaggaatgagtgaagggagggagggagggaagaaggtgggaaggagaaagaaaagaagaaatagaggaagggaaggtaaaagagagaaagaaaaagagcaagaaagaaagctgcaagccccccccaagccccccaggccggctgcaaccttttaaaacacgtgcgccgcttcgcagttgtctcctgaagccgaacgcagaagttagcgtttggcttcaggagacagctccttggcgcttgtatctcgaatttgggcttgtaagtagaacaaaaatatctctcccctcccagctcttatctcgagttgctcttaagtagagcagctcttatgtcggggttccactgtatattcgtACCTAGTAGTTATACGTATTATATTAGACAGTGATTATTTACAACACAAATgtaaattcctttttttcttcttctattatttcttcttcttttttagttcattttaagtcataattttaaaatttctatatatttttaagtaCATTAGATGTGTTTTTACCTATCAtcttataattgatatttttaagtatttcaCAGAGAGTGTTAAATacgataaggtttttttttttcttattacaaaTACAAAGATGACTTCAACTctgagaggagcgattgttgctccactaaatgttacatgtaatgtatgttttgtttgtctttgcaatttaataaaaatattattattattatttttaaaaagaaagagtctgcaaggtaagagctgggaagatcgttagcacctagttagggctggaaataaaagcTTCGAAAAAGGCGACATTCCGAGTATGAGATGCACCAAAATTTTCAGCCActgttagggaggaaaagggtgagtcTAAAATACAGTACACCTTagtgcagtgatgggcaaccatttgagcttggtgtgtcaaacttcaccaaaaaaccgagcataactcgggtggtgtgtcaccttgagaaaaaaaacacaattttgtgatatttatagtttaaataacaaatatgtataattatttaacttacctgcttagtgacttctttgttaatctgtcagttggtttcttttgttggtcttgttgttatttaacttgtgtggggtgccatgaactaagataagtgagggggagggggaattcttccagtgatggcgaacctgtggcagtccagcaacaggacctccagacagcgatcacaggaCCTCGGATATGTGTCCCCTGCGGCATTCTGCTGCTCCCTGCTGCGTCAGCCGGAAGTTCGGCCTAGCGGAAGTCCCAGGCCTAGACACTCTGTGCCAGAGCTCTGCTGTTCTGGCCTACAGACCTCCGGCACAGAGTCATTAGTCTACAGTCTACACTACAGCAATTTTTTTTATCCTCGGCTACTGCACCTGGCCATGTAGGAGCTGAGGATGAAACGTAACTCTCCGaaagtttctccggcggccgtgtgtcactgaaaatggctacgcgtgtcagtgctgacacgcgtgtcataggttcgccatcactgccttagtgccatgatggcgaacctatggcatgcttgccacaggtggaacatggagccatattggagagcACATGAGGCActgccctatgttagctccagcgcacatgtgtgtgctggccagttgattttcagccttcttgttagccattttcgctctccccaggccttggtatgcaagcccaaaatagttaaaattctaaactaaaatacccttatatTTAAAGAacagtcaattaactcaatcacatccacacataacatttcatggtcagaaagaagagggggcatgttctaactgccccaggcctggcgacaggtttttaaagacttttgcagaaggcgaggacggtgggggcagtgcgaatctctggggggagctggttccagagggccggggctgccacagagcaggctcttcccttaggtccaaccagacaacattgtctagtcgacggaacctggagaaggccaactctgtgggacctaatcggccgctaggatttgtgtggcagaaggcagtcctgtaaacCTTATTTATACTTgagacaagatttttttttacaaagttgcTGACTAAGCTTAGAGAGTATTATAAGACATAAATCTAATTTTGACATTCCCTTTACTGCATTAACACTATTTTCTCCCACATGACCCTTATTTCCTTACCCAGGTGATATTAATACCTACCTTCTTGGCTTTGTTTCTGTTTGCGACGTCTTACAATAAAGGTGACCAGGATAATCAAGACGACTAGGAAGAGCACCACAGGAACTCCAATTATCACAGTAGTATGTATAATGTGATCGTTCCCATCCATTTCTGTGGGAGAAGTACTTTCTATTACAATAGTCTCAGTTTCGTTTGGTGTCGTGGCATTTTGTTCTTCTGGTTTATTAGCAGAAATTGAAAGTAAAGCAGAAGTAATAGATCCTACTGTGGTGGGCACCATAGATGATAAGCCATCACCAGAATGTTCCTGATCTGCCATTGTAGTTACGGACActacaaaaaaggaaaaacataatCAATATTATTAATCTATTAATCCTTAACATTCTGACAAAATAAGgatactctcttcattctctacatcaatgacctctgtgaccatatcgaaagcaactgcgTTATTTTTGCCgacaatgtgaaacttttcaacaccactgataacacactcactctccaaaaaaacCTGGAcgttgtctcagactggtctaacacctggcaacttcaaatatcaaccaacaaatgctctaccctccacatcggcaaaaataatccaaaccgcacatacgaactgaataaacaatctctcactgccaacccacactcagtaaaagactttggaatattaatatcgaatgacctaagtgcaaaagcccactgcaacaatatcgccaaaaaagcttctagagttgttaacctgatcctatgcagcttctgctcaggcaatctcacactactcacaagagcctacaaaacttttgccacacccatcctagactactgctcatctgtctggaacccataacacatctcagacatcaacacccttgaaaatgtccaaagatatttcaccagaagagcccttcactcctccactcgaaagagaatatcctacgaaaatagactaacaatcctgggcctagaaagcctagaactacggcacctaaaacacaatttgagtattgcccacaagatcatatgctgcaacgtcctactggtcaatgactacttcagcttcaactgcaataacacaagagcacgcaacagattcaaacttaatacgaaccgctccaaacttgactgtaaaaaatatgatttcaacaatcgagttatcgaagcgtggaactcattaccggactcaattgtgtcaacccctaacccccaacatttctcccttagactctcaacgattgacttctccaggttcctaagaggccagtaaggggcatacataagtgcactggtgtgcctttcgtcccctatccaattgtctttcctttctttcacctatcatatatattctcttcctttcatatatcctctcctctaagttcacttttacccttatatatattaccatgtctatttttcttcctatgtatttgtgtattggacaaatgaataaataaatgaataaacaaataaataaaaataaagtaaaatataacaGTGCAAGAACTGCCATGGATAACTAAATAATCATGTTGGGGTTTCTCTTGCAaaggagccgaggtggcgcagtggtagagcgcagtactgcaggccaataaagctgactgctacatctgtaggtcagtggttcaaatctcatggttgactcagccttccatccttccgaggtgggtaaaatgaggactcggattgtgggggcaataggctggctctgttaaaaagtgctgttgctaacatgttgtaagccgccctgagtctaaggagaagggcggcattaaaaaatcaaacaaatgaaTACATTATCTTCCCCTGATTGTGTAATGATTCATACTTCCTCCTTGGGTTGATATTCATTTTCACCAAGTTTGGTCAAGGCTCACAGAGTAAACTTTAAGATAATAATGTTGGTGTAAGGTTGCCCAGCTGAATGTTCTTTTTGCAAATATCTACAAAGCATTTaggaaaatgaaattaaaaccaaATTGTACAAAAATTAGTAGACGGTGACAAAAGGTTGAATTAAAAAACTAGCAGGAAAATTACTGCAGGCTTTTCACTTAAGAACATGTGCACATAACAGGCATTTTTCCATGTTTCTTTTTGAAGTTTAATTAAGCATTTGGGTATaattacattatttgctttttcattgaagTGATACATCTCTGtgattttcatatttttcaaCCAAAGTAAGTATTTGCATTCCACTTAAGATATTTTGCAAGAAATCCTTGCCACATCAGTTTACTTTCAATCCATTTTCAACCAAAGTATTTTAAGCAATGGAAGAAGCTCCCACTATTTCTTATGTTCTGCACATCCTACAATAATAAATCGTACCGCTCTTTGCGCTCCAAACCTTCTGTGAGCATATACAGAAGTGGGTATTaataggaaaagcaaataatgtttaaGTGGTATGCCAAGCCAGTCTTTATGGAtacctgatttatttattatttatttatttatttattttgtccaatacacaatgagggttttagtggatatactgtatatctatatacacatagtaaaatacatgatgaaggttatagaggagatactcatagtaaaatatatctaagaaataatagaaaagaagatatagtaattgaacatatcaatgaaagaatagaagaagagatctaggaatagaagaaaggtattggagatataggagagcaataggacaggggacggaaggcactctagtgcactcttaggaatctggataggtcaaccatggataatctaagggtaaagtgttgggggtttggggatgacactatggagtccggtaatgcgcttcgacaactcggttactgaagtcatattttttacagtcaagtttggagaggttaatattaagtttaaatctgttgtgtgctctcctgttgttgtggttaaagctgaagtagtcgccgacaggcaggacgttgcagcatatgatcttgtgggcaatacttagattttgtttaaggcgccttagttctaagctttctaggcccaggattgaaagtctagtctcgtagggtattctgtttcgagtggaggagtgaagggctcttctggtgaagtatctttggacattttcaagggtgttaatgtctgagatgcgatatgggttccaaacagatgagctgtattcgaggatgggtctgaacCCCTTTTCTTTCTGGGCATTAGAAACACAACTTTTCGGATACCAAATAGATTATTTTAAATAACTTTACTACTAAGTAAACCtgtattaatttcattttatatgTATTGGTATTATGTGACTTTTGTAAGAATAAACAAACGAAAGCTACACATACATGGGTTTGTATTTCTATATGTACACATCAGTGGTGGtgtgttgtaaaatattttgccactggttcacgATGCAcgccgcttctgcacatgctcagaagcgttCCAGGCAGGTGATCCCTGGGCACAGCCTCCCACTACTGGTGGTACCAAATCTAAGatccggtccgaactgggagcgACCCTCTGTAGGTACACATGCAAAAATGCAGATCATTTCTGAAATAACTGCAAATAGTTAAGaaaaatcagattttaaaatTCATAGCAAAAAGTTTACTGCTAACAAAATTCTGGAGCTGgagctgtaaaaaaaaagaaaaaccaatgagaaaaaaccttttttaaaaaaggtattcTGATTTATTAATCAATAATACACTATGATAATAAATCCCTTCTCTCCAAGTAttgaattcaaaatgcattctgaAAGCTTGATATTATCGTTGGtgagaaataaatatttgttcTTGCCTTCAACAGCAAACACATATTTCAGACACTTTGCAAATTAATTACTCCCAAAATAACTTCAGTCTGAGCTCTGTCACTCCCCCATCTATGACAGATGCTTAGGGAAAGATGGGGAAAGAGAGATAAAAGTATGCAACAGTTGATTGCTGCAACATATCAATATTACGGTTAAAGATCTTCTGAATACATATTGGATAACTTTATCCATCTTTGTCTGACACAGAAATCAGCATATCAAAAGAGTTCATTAAGAGTAAATTAAAACCATTAcaattataaagaaaatttacataaaaTGCTTTATAGATGGCATATACCACCTGCTAGGttagttaaaatgtttaaaaatatttatttatttatttatttatttatttatttatttagttagttagttagttagttagttagttagttagttatttggttatttatttagttatttatttagttatttatttgcttagtccaatacacaatgagggttttagtgggtatatatctatatacacatagtaaaatacatgatgaaagttatagaggagatactcatagtaaaatatatctaagaaataatagaaaagaaggtatagtaatagaacatatcaatgaaagaatagaagaagagatataggaatagaagaaaggtataggaaatataggagagcaataggacaggggacggaaagcactctagtgcacttgtactcgccccttactgacctcttaagaatctggataggtcaaccctagataatctaagggtaaagtgttgggggtttggggatgacactatggagtccggtaatgagttccacgcttcgacaactcggttactgaagtcatattttttacagtctagtttggtttaaatctgttgtgtgctcttgtgttgttgtggttgaagctgaagtagtcgccgacaggcagg
This DNA window, taken from Erythrolamprus reginae isolate rEryReg1 chromosome 7, rEryReg1.hap1, whole genome shotgun sequence, encodes the following:
- the TMEM154 gene encoding transmembrane protein 154 isoform X2 yields the protein MNKCNFLLSFFLLLSGASDFHVSVTTMADQEHSGDGLSSMVPTTVGSITSALLSISANKPEEQNATTPNETETIVIESTSPTEMDGNDHIIHTTVIIGVPVVLFLVVLIILVTFIVRRRKQKQSQEDELGSENGKRSISPSQQVLLSSPTIPPFPIFEEDTPSVMEIEMEELDKWMNSLKKNADSDYLPPVKEEKDCNTNPSDCES
- the TMEM154 gene encoding transmembrane protein 154 isoform X1 translates to MNKCNFLLSFFLLLSGASDFHVSVTTMADQEHSGDGLSSMVPTTVGSITSALLSISANKPEEQNATTPNETETIVIESTSPTEMDGNDHIIHTTVIIGVPVVLFLVVLIILVTFIVRRRKQKQSQEDELGSENGKRSISPSQQVLLSSPTIPPFPIFEEDTPSVMEIEMEELDKWMNSLKKNADSDYLPPVKEEKDCNTNPSRCEVSPLPLDYDIL
- the TMEM154 gene encoding transmembrane protein 154 isoform X4 translates to MADQEHSGDGLSSMVPTTVGSITSALLSISANKPEEQNATTPNETETIVIESTSPTEMDGNDHIIHTTVIIGVPVVLFLVVLIILVTFIVRRRKQKQSQEDELGSENGKRSISPSQQVLLSSPTIPPFPIFEEDTPSVMEIEMEELDKWMNSLKKNADSDYLPPVKEEKDCNTNPSRCEVSPLPLDYDIL
- the TMEM154 gene encoding transmembrane protein 154 isoform X3, whose translation is MNKCNFLLSFFLLLSGASDFHVSVTTMADQEHSGDGLSSMVPTTVGSITSALLSISANKPEEQNATTPNETETIVIESTSPTEMDGNDHIIHTTVIIGVPVVLFLVVLIILVTFIVRRRKQKQSQEDELGSENGKSPIFEEDTPSVMEIEMEELDKWMNSLKKNADSDYLPPVKEEKDCNTNPSRCEVSPLPLDYDIL